GTCGCGGCGCCGCGCGGCGGCGACCTCGTCATTCGCTATGGCGACGGCACGCTGCGCTTCCTCACGCAGGAGGCGGGCTACGGCAGCGACGGCATGCAAGGGGCCAACGCGATCGCCGTGCGCGAGCCGTGCGTGCACTGGAGCGGCACCAAGGCGCTGTTCTCGATGGTGGTCGGCGCGCCGACGCGGCAGTACGAGGTGCGCTCGTACCGCTGGCAGATCTACGAGGTGACGGGCCTCGGCCGGAACGAGACCGCGAGCATCCGCCCGATCGCCGGACAGCCGACCAACTTCAACAACGTCTCGCCGATCTACGCGACCGACGGCCGCATCCTCTTCACCTCCGACCGTCCGCCGAGCGGTGCCGCGCACCACTACCCGCCGCGCGACGAGTACGAGTCGGCGCCGACGGTCGCCGGCATCTACGCGCTCGACGAGGCGACCGGCGAGCTCGAGCTCATCGAGCACGCGCCGAGCGGCGCGTTCGGGCTGTCGCTCGACAGCTTCGGCCGCGTGATCTTCACCAAGTGGGACCACCTGCAGCGCGACCAGCAGGCCGACTCGCCGTCGACCGCGGCGACCTACGGCGCGATCACGTGGGCGAGTGAGGCGGCGGACGCGCCGGTCACGACCAGCATCGTCGGCGCCGAGGTCTTCCCCGAGCCGCGCAACCAGAACGATCCGGCGTACTCGCCGGCGCTCGCGCGCCACCGCTTCAACCACTTCTTCCCCTGGGAGGTGAACGAGGACGGCACGGCGGAGGAGACGCTGAACCACGTCGGCCGCCACGAGCTCGGCGGCAGCTACACCGACGGCAGCTTCGTCGACGATCCGAACCTGACCTACTACGTGCCCGAGCACCTGCACGCGAACCGGCTGCGGCTGCGCGGCGACGGCGGGCTCTTCCACCTGCGCGAGGATCCGACGCGTCCGGGCGACTTCCTCGCCACCTACGCGCCGGAGTTCGGCACCGCGACCGGCGGCACGCTTCTGCGCTTGACGGGCGCGCCGTCGCTCAACGCGGCCGAGATGGTGCTGACCGCCGTGACGCCGACCAGCGACGACGCGGACGTCCCCGAGGAGACCGGCTACTTCCGCAACCCGCTGCCGCTCTCCGACGGCACGCTCATCGCCGTGCACACCGACGCCGACGGACAGCTCGAGAACCGCGGCAGCGGCACGTCCCCGAACTGGTCGTACGACTACCGGCTCAAGAAGCTCGTCAAGCAGGGCGAGCACTACGCGCCGGTCGCGAACCTGACGCCGGGCATCGTCAAGCAAGTGAGCTGGTGGTCGCCCGACGTGCTGGTCACGTACGACGGACCGCTCTGGGAGCTCGATCCGGTCGAGGTCGTGAGCCGTCCGGTGCCGCAGCCGCGGCGCTCGGTGCTGCCGGCGATCGAGGCGCAGGTGTTCGCCGAGGAGAACGTCGACCTGGACGCCTTCCGCGCCTGGCTGCGCGCCAACGAGCTCGCGCTCATCGTCAGCCGCAACGTCACGCAGCGCGACCGCGCCGACCGCCAGCAGCCGTTCAACCTGCGCGTGCCGGATGGAGTGTCGTCGATCGCCGCGAGCGGCACGGTGTACGACGTGAGCTACATGCAGATCTTCCAGGCCGACTACGTGCGCGGCTACGGCGGTGTGGATCAGCCGAGCCCGGGACGCCGTCCGCTCGCGCGGCCGATGCACGGCCCGCTCGTGTCGCAGGCGGAAGGCGCGCCCGAGGGCGCCGTCGAGATCGCGCCCGACGGCTCCGTCGCAGCGCTCGTGCCCGCGCGTCGCGCGCTGAGCTGGCAGCTCACCGACGACGACGGCACGGGCATCGTGCGCGAGCGCAACTGGCTCAGCTTCCAGGCCGGCGAGATCCGCGTCTGCTCGAGCTGCCACGGCATCAACCAGCTCAGCCAGACGGGTGATCCCGAGCCGACCAATCCGCCGCAGGCGCTACGTTTGCTCTTGACGGCATGGAAGCAGGGCACGGACGACCCGCCTGCGCCGACGCCCGCGCCGACCGCCACGCCGGCGGCGACGCCGGTCGCCGACCCCGAGGTGTGCACGATCCCGCTCGAGAAGCCCCGCATGCGTGCGCGCGCCGCGAGGGGTCAGCTCGTGATCGAGGGCACGGCGCTCGTGCCGAAGCCGTGGACGCGGCTCTCGCCGGCGACGAACGGCGTGCGCCTCGTCGTCGCCGGCGTGCTCGACGTCACCATCCCTGGCGGCGAAGGGTGGAAGACGAACCGCGCCGGCACGCGCTGGCGCTACAGCGATCCGAAGGGGCTGCGCGGCGCCGTGCGCGCGCTCGACGTCGCCGACCGCTCGGCGCGCGAGAACGGACGGCTCGCGATCAAGGCGCGCTTGCTCGGTGCGCCGGCCGTGCCCGCGGCGGGCGCGCACGACGTCACGATCGGCTTCGGCACCTCGGCCGAGTGCGCGACCGTGCACTTCGGCGACGCGGGGGCGCCGTCGCCGAGCTGCCGGGCGACGAAGGCGAACCTGCTCTGCCGCTGATCGCGTCCGGGCTGTTTCGTCGGTGCGTGGTTCGAGTACGCTCGAAGCGGAGGGGAGCCATGCACCGACGAGCGACACGGGCACGCGGAGGACACGGATACGGAGCGCGGGCGGCGCTTGCCGCGCTGCCGCTCGTGCTCCTGCTGGCGAGCGAGCGCGCGAGCGCGGTCGAGCCATCTGGGATGCCGCCGCGGGTGACGGGCTACGAGCTCACGCTGGTGGCGCGCGGCATCGATCAGCCGTGGTCGATCGCCTGGTTGCCCGACGGGCGCGCGCTCGTCACCGCGAAGAAGGGCGCGCTCTACGTCCTCGAGGGCGACCGCTTCCGCGAGATCGAGCTCGAGGGCCTGCCGCCGGTGATGAGCGAGGGGCAGGGCGGGCTGATGGACGTCGCGCCGCACCCGAAGGACACGGGTCCGACGCCGCGCATCTACTTGACGATGTCGACCGGCACGGCGAACGCCAACCGCACGATCCTCGTGCGCGGCGTCCTCGACGGCAATCGGCTGCGCGACATCGAGACGCTCTTCGAGGTCGAGCCGGTGAAGAGCGGAGGACAGCACTTCGGCTCGCGGCTCCTCTGGCTGCCCGACGGCACGCTGCTGATGAGCGTCGGCGACGGCGGCAACCCGCCGCTCGAGATCGGCGGCGCGCTCTCTCGCGAGCAGGCGCAGCGCCTCGACAGCCATCTGGGGAAGATCCTGCGCTTGACGGAGGACGGCAAGCCGGCGCTCGGCAACCCGTTCGCCGACAAACCGGGCGCGAAGCCCGAGATCTGGACCTACGGCCACCGCAACATCCAGGGGCTCGCGCGCGATCCCGCGACGGGCCGCGTCTGGGCGAGCGAGCACGGACCGCGGGGCGGCGACGAGATCAACCTGATCGAGGGCGGCAAGAACTACGGCTGGCCGCTCCAGAGCTTCGGCCGCGACTACCGCACGAACGAGCCGGTCGGCCAGCCCTCGGTGCCCGGCATGGTCGACCCGGTTGTGGCCTGGGTGCCGTCGCCGGCGCCGTCCGGGCTCGCGGTGTACAGCGGCGACCGCTACCCGGGCTGGCGCGGCAGCCTGCTGAGCGGCGGCCTCGTCAGCAAGGACGTGCGCCGCGTCGAGCTCGACGCGCAGGGCAACGCCGTCGGGCAGGAGAGCATCCTGGTCGGCGACCGCGTGCGCGACGTCCGTCAGGGGCCGGACGGCTTCGTCTACGTCCTCACCGACGAGGACGACGGGCGCTTGCTCCGTATCGAGCCGCGGCGCTGAGCGGAAGCGCGCGCCCGCCGCGAGGGCGCGCTCGACCCGACGCGGCGGCGACGCTGCGGACGCCGACGCTGCGAGCGCTGCAAACGCGACGGCCCGGCCCGCGCACGAGGCGTCGGGCCGGGCCGTCGAGGATCACGCCGTCAAACCATTTAGACGGCGGGTTGGATCACCGGCGGCAGGTCAGCCGGTTGCCCTTCGGGTTGAAGCGGCAGTCGGCCGGGGCGTACGCGCTCTCGCCGCACAGCCCCGCGGCGGCCGCCGTCTCGTCGCCGAGCGTGACGATCGCCTGCACCGGCACGTCGGCGCCGGTCACCGCGTAGGTGCTCTTCTTGCCCTTGACCAGCACCTTCACGCGGCGCGGCGTCTTCGGGCTGTTCTTGTCGTTGATCACGACCTGGTGGATGCCGCCCGCGGCCGCTCCGCTGCGGTCGTTGAAGCGGATCGCCTTGCCGTTGCCCGAGCGCTTCCAGCCCACCTTGGTCGCCTTGTCGTAGGCGCCCGGCGGGATCGTGACGTCGAGGCGCGGCGTGCCGTCCTGCGCGAGCAGCACGATGCGCGCGCCCTGCAGGTCGGGCTGGACCTCCGCGAACGTCTTGCCGACGGGCAGCGTGAAGGACGCGCTGATCGTCAGACCGTCGTTGCCCGGGGTCGCGTCGGTGTTGATCTTGGTCAGCACGACGCGCGACTTCGGCTTGGTCTCGAACACGCCGCCGCCGATGCACGCACTCGGGTCGTCGGGGATGAAGCAGGTGCCGGGCTCGGCGTCGGCGCCCGTGGTGAGCCACGGCTCGTAGTCGACGACGCCCGCGCCGGCCGGACCGCCGCTCGCGCCGATCGCCGCGCCGGTGCCCGACGGATTGGTCGCCACGGTCGGGCCGCTCGCCGCGCCGTACCAGTTGTTCGTGGCGTCGAAGGGCGTCGTGCCCCACCAGTCGATCGCGAACGTGCCGATGTTCGTGAAGCTGTTCTCGTTCAGCGCGATCCCGGTCGCGACCTGACCGCCGGTGCCCTCGCGCGCTTGCACCGCGGTGTCGACGCCATCAATTTCGTTATTGACGATGGTCGGGCTGCTGACCAGGCCGCTCAGGCGGATGCCGATCGAGCCGGGCGCTCCCGGACCGCTGATCTGGTTGCACGAGACCACGGCGTTGATGATCTCGCCGTTGGTGCCCGGCGCGGCGGAGCCGTTGGTCAGCGCGATGGCGCGGCGGTAGTCGACGACGTTGGTGATCGTGTTGCCCGTGATCTCGACGTTGCTGAACGTGCCGAGCGTCCCGCCGAAGGCACCGTAGAACTGGATGCCGGTGCTCGCGTTGGCCTCGGTGTACGGTCCCGGGTCGTTGCCCAGGTTGATCACGTTGTTGCTCACGCGCTGGAGCGAGGTGATCGGCAGGTTGCCGTAGGCCATGTTGAAGTACGCCGACACGCCCGCCGCAGCGACGCCGCGATCGAACGTGTTGTAGCTCACGTCCGTCGGGCCGGGGTGGTTCTCGATCAGGATCGGATTCGAGCCCGTGTTGCGCAGGATGTTGTGCTGGATGATCAGCGTCTCGACGGCCGCCGGACCGTTCGCGTAGATGCCGTAGTCCTGGTTCTTCGTCGGGTCGTTCGTGCCTTCGATGATGTTGTTGGTGATCGTGTAGGTCACCGGCTGGTTCGCCTTGACGCTGAAGCCGAAGCGGACGCCGTTCGGATTCGCGCCCACGGCGGCTGGATTGCGCACCGTGAAGCCGTCGACCTTGACGTCGCCGGTGTTGGTGCGGATGCGGATCGTGCCGCCGTCGGTGAGGCCCGTGCCGCCGCCGCCGTCGATGATCGTGCTCTCCGCGCCCGAGCCCTGCAGGGTGATCGCCTTGGTGATGTTGATCTGCGGCTCGTTGTAGACGCCGGGGCAGACGAAGATCGTGTCACCGTCGGACGCCGCGGCGTGCGCGGCGTTGATCGTGCTGAACGTGGGATCCGTGCCGTCGCAGCCGTCGGTGGCGGCGTCGTAGGTGCCGTCGGCGTCGACCACGATGGTCGCGGCGCTGGCTGCGGTCGGCAGCAGGAGCGCCGCGCACAGCAGGCCGAGGCGAAGCGTCCCGCTACGCCGGACGGGGCGAACGCAAGACGAGGGTAGGCGGTTCATGGAGCTCCTTTCGCGGGTTTTGAGGCCGTAGGGCGGGGTGAATCGGAGATCGGTCTCTACCGCCTTGGTTCAGGCCTACGCAAGAGTCAAAAAATTCGCCGCAGCGTTCGCGGTGTGGCGCGCTTGCAGTCGACGTGCAAAGTGGCCCGCATGAGCTTCGATCTCGTTCTCGCAGGCGGCACGATCGTCGACGGCACGGGTGGCGAGCCCTTCGTCGGCGCGGTGGGCGTCAAGGACGGACGCATCGCCGCGGTCGGCGACCTCGCGGGCGCGGAGGCCGCGCGCACGATCGACTGCGCGGGCCGCGTGGTCGCGCCCGGGTTCATCGACATGCACTCGCACAGCGACTGGGTACTGCCGCAGCCCGATCACGGCGAGGTGCTGGCGCCGCTCCTCGAGCAGGGCATCACCACGATCGTCGCCGGCAACTGCGGCTGCTCCCCGGCGCCACTCGAGGGCCGCAACCAGAGCCTCGTGCCCTCGATCGGCCGCATGCTGCACGACCGCGACCTCGACTACGGCTGGTCGAGCATGGCGAGCTATCTCGACGCGCTCGAGCAGCGCGGGCTCGCGCTGAACGTCGCGCAGCTCGTCGGCCACGGCACGGTGCGCGCCGCGGTGAAGGGCGGCGACGGCTCGCCCGCGACGCCCGAGGAGCTCGCGCGCATGGCGGACATCGTGCGCCGCGCGCTCGACGAGGGCGCGATCGGGCTCTCGACCGGTCTCGGCTACGCGCCGGGCGTGTTCGCCGACACCGACGAGCTGGTCGCGGTGAGCGCGCCCTTGAAGGAGCGAGGCGGCGTCTACACCTCGCACGCGCGCAGCTACATCGCGCTCGGCTTCCTCCAGCACCCCGACCGTCCGCCCAGCAACTTGACGGCGCTCGACGAGACGGCCGCGATCTGGCGCGCGCACGGCGTCAAGGTGCAGCACTCGCACCTGATCTTCGTCGGCGACACCACGTGGCCCACGACGGATCGCGTCCTCGAGCACCTCGACGCGCTGATCGACGAGGGCGTCGACATCGCCTGCGACGCGTTCCCGTACGTCGGCGGCAACACGACGCTGGTCGTGTTCCTGCCGCCCTGGGCATTGGAGGACATCCAGAAGTCGGTGACCGATCCCGAGTCGCGCGAGCGGCTGGTGAGCGGCCTCGACTTCGTCCTGCCCGCGCTCGGCATGCGCTGGGAGGACACGCAGATCCTCTGGGTCCCCAAGCGCGACCGCGCGCACTACGAGGGTCTGACGATCGCGGAGATCGCGCGCGACCGCGGCACGCCGCCGGCGGTGACGTATCTGGACTTGATCGCCGAGCTCGGCAGCCAGACGCGGATCATGAACTGGAACTACTCCGGCCGCGAAGCCGAGGAGACGAGCCTGCGCAAGGTGATGGCGCACCGCGCGTGCTGCTTCGAGACCGACACGATCCTCACCGGCAACGGCGTCGACAACCCCGCGTCGTACGGGACGTTCCCGCGGGTGCTCGGGCGCTACGTGCGCGAGCTCGGGCTGCTGTCGCTCCCGGAGGCCGTGCGGCGCATGACCGGGTTCAATGCGGAGCGCATGAACCTGCGCGATCGCGGGCGGATCGAGCGCGGGCTCGCGGCGGATCTGGTGGTGTTCGACCCGGCGACGGTGGCGGATGCGTGGCGCGAGAAGCCGGTGGGGATCGAGGTGGTGGTGCTGAACGGGCGCGTGGTCGTGGAGGAGGGGAGGTTCGATCGGAAGGCGCGCGCGGGGGGGGTGTTGAGGGGGTAGGGTTCCGAACGACGCCACGTACGCGCCGGTGCGCGGAGAGTCCTGGCAACTGCGTTATTGAACGTTGCGTTGCGCATGGCGCGGAAAGCGCGCCATGATAAACGCAACGTTTATTATGGTGCCTGAGCCCCACCCGTCATGAACGCACGCGGTAGCATGCGTCTCCGGGCCGGCCGGTACGTGCGGCAGCTTTCCGGCTATCGCGCCTTCGTCCCCGCGCCCCTCCCGCCCGATCCGTCCCTGGATCTTTCCGGACCGCTCCGCGAGCGGCTGTCCGATGCCGACTACGCCCTGGGGCGGCTCGACGGCGCCGTTCTCACGTTGCCCAACCCCGACCTCTTCGTGTTCATGTACGTGCGCAAGGAGGCGGTGCTTTCTAGCCAGATCGAAGGCACGCAGAGCTCTCTGCAAAACCTCCTGGCCGCCGAAGCACAGCTGTTCGACCCCGAC
This window of the Candidatus Binatia bacterium genome carries:
- a CDS encoding PQQ-dependent sugar dehydrogenase, whose product is MPPRVTGYELTLVARGIDQPWSIAWLPDGRALVTAKKGALYVLEGDRFREIELEGLPPVMSEGQGGLMDVAPHPKDTGPTPRIYLTMSTGTANANRTILVRGVLDGNRLRDIETLFEVEPVKSGGQHFGSRLLWLPDGTLLMSVGDGGNPPLEIGGALSREQAQRLDSHLGKILRLTEDGKPALGNPFADKPGAKPEIWTYGHRNIQGLARDPATGRVWASEHGPRGGDEINLIEGGKNYGWPLQSFGRDYRTNEPVGQPSVPGMVDPVVAWVPSPAPSGLAVYSGDRYPGWRGSLLSGGLVSKDVRRVELDAQGNAVGQESILVGDRVRDVRQGPDGFVYVLTDEDDGRLLRIEPRR
- a CDS encoding D-aminoacylase; protein product: MSFDLVLAGGTIVDGTGGEPFVGAVGVKDGRIAAVGDLAGAEAARTIDCAGRVVAPGFIDMHSHSDWVLPQPDHGEVLAPLLEQGITTIVAGNCGCSPAPLEGRNQSLVPSIGRMLHDRDLDYGWSSMASYLDALEQRGLALNVAQLVGHGTVRAAVKGGDGSPATPEELARMADIVRRALDEGAIGLSTGLGYAPGVFADTDELVAVSAPLKERGGVYTSHARSYIALGFLQHPDRPPSNLTALDETAAIWRAHGVKVQHSHLIFVGDTTWPTTDRVLEHLDALIDEGVDIACDAFPYVGGNTTLVVFLPPWALEDIQKSVTDPESRERLVSGLDFVLPALGMRWEDTQILWVPKRDRAHYEGLTIAEIARDRGTPPAVTYLDLIAELGSQTRIMNWNYSGREAEETSLRKVMAHRACCFETDTILTGNGVDNPASYGTFPRVLGRYVRELGLLSLPEAVRRMTGFNAERMNLRDRGRIERGLAADLVVFDPATVADAWREKPVGIEVVVLNGRVVVEEGRFDRKARAGGVLRG